A region of Sparus aurata chromosome 8, fSpaAur1.1, whole genome shotgun sequence DNA encodes the following proteins:
- the LOC115586264 gene encoding uncharacterized protein LOC115586264, with translation MLAAARAQCGSRYVISQSGCVVISQCVVSSFGLPLFTINMVNYCVCGGCTNSSLSGHRVHRFPDRKKNGAIFRAWVRFVQLKRRDFSSASATKNAVVCGAHFRPEDYHPSDLLEFNVGCRSKNQVRLTPGAVPSVPTASAGPLSAAAAGAAAGGRHGHGSGRDSARRKRELCTDLGDIGSDEAGEMTAISAAAAQVDTGQEAFPPPGPQSSALHCGSQCNLRPFHRSSAVQAQPKMVSVGTQTESSEKQTSTPLPSPVHSDDESSSVFMGAAGDISWIPEEEMRSDSSDEELSNPPLQDSHRDLTAADKFIVCESQLMSLFTNCPACCGETQGNI, from the exons ATGCTAGCAGCTGCCAGAGCTCAGTGTGGGAGTAGGTACGTTATCAGTCAGAGCGGTTGTGTTGTAATAAGTCAGTGTGTTGTCAGTAGTTTTGGATTGCCTTTATTTACTATCAACATGGTAAATTATTGCGTTTGTGGAGGTTGCACAAACTCCAGCCTGTCAGGACACCGAGTCCACCGGTTtcctgacaggaaaaaaaacggTGCTATCTTCCGTGCCTGGGTCCGTTTTGTGCAGCTGAAGAGACGGGACTTCTCCTCTGCGTCAGCTACGAAAAACGCGGTCGTTTGTGGCGCTCACTTCAGACCGGAGGATTATCATCCAAGCGACCTGTTGGAGTTCAACGTGGGATGCCGAAGCAAGAACCAGGTGCGACTCACCCCCGGTGCGGTGCCTTCGGTTCCCACAGCTTCAGCCGGACcgctgtcagcagcagctgctggtgctgccgCTGGCGGGAGACATGGTCACGGATCAGGCAGAGACTCAGCTCGGCGTAAACGCGAACTGTGCACT GATTTAGGAGACATTGGCAGTGATGAGGCGGGAGAGATGACAGccatttctgctgctgcagcgcaGGTGGACACAGGGCAAGAGGCTTTCCCTCCACCGGGCCCTCAGTCATCTGCACTTCACTGTGGCTCACAGTGCAACCTCAGACCTTTTCATCGTTCATCAG CTGTCCAGGCACAGCCCAAGATGGTCAGTGTGGGAACTCAGACAGAAAGCTCTGAGAAACAAACATCTACTCCACTGCCCAGTCCTGTGCACAGCGATGATGAATCGTCCTCTGTTTTCATGGGAGCTGCTGGAGACATCTCATGGATCCCAGAGGAAGAAATGAGAAGTGACTCATCTGATGAGGAACTCTCAAATCCGCCTCTGCAGGACTCTCACCGTGACCTCAC GGCTGCTGACAAGTTCATTGTGTGCGAAAGCCAGCTGATGTCTCTTTTTACCAACTGCCCAGCCTGTTGTGGGGAAACTCAAGGAAACATTTAG
- the LOC115586263 gene encoding uncharacterized protein LOC115586263 produces MLHRNMPACNLLLSGAIHFSGCMATQTIRMLKLFGLQSISTSTFFRHQRLYTVPTIVQAWQNEQAGIIKDLNEMGGGLILSGDCRSDSPGHCAKYGTYSLIEDRINKVLDLQLVQSSEVPNSSWCELEGLKRSVRFLDERHMHVSALITDRNRQVAKWVREELCPKGTRHFFDIWHIGKSLGKALDAASKERECEDLKLWRPAVINHLYWAAASTPDGDPDVMEAKWKSMVNHVQDIHEHGTPAFLSCAHPPLEGEARNKQWLEPGSTVAIKLEHVATRTALVKDVRQLSPQHQTFSLEAFHSLNLHFAPKHTGFSFLGMYSRLLLAALHFNSNGSREVAQTSDGEVYYAVHYPRFRKGGWVVRPVKEKPSYAYASALMESLRVEYTRSPQALREHSTVLSSSAPAPLSRSIQKINKDEAVGVYLAQHSRFNTRR; encoded by the exons ATGCTGCACCGAAATATGCCAGCCTGCAACCTGTTACTGAGTGGAGCCATCCACTTTTCAGGTTGCATGGCTACCCAGACGATTAGGATGCTGAAGCTGTTTGGGCTTCAGAGCATCAGCACCAGCACCTTCTTTCGCCATCAACGCCTTTACACAGTCCCAACGATTGTGCAGGCGTGGCAGAATGAACAGGCAGGGATCATCAAAGACCTGAATGAGATGGGGGGTGGACTGATCCTGTCTGGTGACTGCAG GTCAGACTCCCCTGGCCATTGTGCCAAATATGGCACATACTCCTTGATTGAGGACAGAATCAACAAGGTGTTAGATCTTCAACTTGTCCAG AGCTCAGAGGTCCCAAATAGTAGCTGGTGTGAGCTAGAGGGTCTTAAGCGCAGCGTAAGGTTTCTTGATGAGCGACATATGCATGTGTCAGCCCTCATCACGGACAGAAATCGACAG GTTGCTAAGTGGGTGCGGGAGGAGCTGTGCCCAAAAGGAACCCGTCATTTCTTTGACATTTGGCATATTGGCAAAA GTCTAGGGAAAGCTTTGGATGCTGCTTCAAAGGAGAGGGAGTGTGAAGATCTGAAGCTGTGGAGGCCAGCTGTTATAAACCACCTTTACTGGGCTGCTGCTTCCACTCCTGATGGTGATCCAGATGTGATGGAGGCCAAGTGGAAAAGCATGGTCAACCATGTTCAGGACATCCACGAACATGGCACACCAGCGTTTCTCAGCTGTGCACATCCACCTCTGGAGGGAGAAGCAAGGAACAAGCAGTGGCTGGAACCAG GATCAACTGTAGCAATAAAACTGGAACATGTAGCTACAAGAACAGCACTGGTAAAGGATGTTCGGCAGTTGTCCCCACAGCATCAGACCTTTTCACTGGAGGCCTTCCACTCCCTCAACCTGCACTTTGCACCAAAGCACACTGGCTTCTCCTTCCTTGGGATGTACAGCAG ACTTCTCTTGGCAGCTTTGCATTTCAACAGCAATGGCAGCAGAGAAGTTGCTCAAACCAGTGATGGTGAGGTGTATTATGCGGTTCACTACCCACGGTTTCGCAAAGGTGGCTGGGTAGTTCGCCCTGTCAAGGAAAAGCCATCATATG CATATGCATCAGCCCTCATGGAGTCTCTGAGGGTCGAATACACCAGGTCACCACAGGCTCTACGAGAGCACAGCACAgttctgtcctcctctgcaccTGCGCCCCTTTCCAGATCCATACAGAAGATCAACAAGGATGAGGCTGTTGGCGTGTACCTTGCACAGCATTCACGATTTAATACAAGACGTTGA